The window GCCAGCTGCGAGACGATCAAGCCGACGACGAGCAGCAGGACAGCCGTCTCGATGTCCGCACGGTCAGAGATGGCGAACTGCTGGTAGGGCTCGGTCAGGAAGAAGTCGAACCACGCGGCCGCCGAGAGCGCGGCGAGTGCACCCGCTGCGCGGCTGCCCATGGCGGCGACCGCGACCACCGCGACGACCAGGATCAGCGCCTCGTTCGTCGCCGAAAGACCCGCACGGAAAGGCACGAGGACGAGCGCCACCAAGAAGGGGGCCACGAGGGCCGCCACCAAGGCGACGCGGTCGCGGAGCCGGAACCAGTACCCGGACATCTGAGGCCTCCCGTCCGGACAAGCCGATCGTGATGCAGGGCGCCGATCAGAACTTCTCGGGCTTGATCAGAGCGACCACGAGATAGCCCAGCAGCGCGAGGGCGATGAGCAGGCCGACCACGTTCTCCGCGTTCATCAGTAGCTTCTCCTCTTCGTCCTGGTCAGGCATGTTCCGCCCAGATCAAGCATGCATCTCCGCGGAGCCGGGGCAACGCGAGGCAGCCCCTCTTGACGGACCCCTTACGCCGCAAGCGCCCATACGTATGGAACACGTGAAGAGTGCGGGGGCGGTCGTATGAAATGCGCCAAGGGTGCTGGCGGCCGACCCCTACGGCTCCGACGCTGTCCTGACTTTGCTCATTCGGAGGGATCGGCGAAAAATGGCCATGCACGCAGGAGAACCGACCACGGTCACTCAGGGGTCGGCCCAGGAGGAGCCTCCTGATACCGGCGGTTCCGGGGCCGGGGACCGGCACAAGCTGACTGCCCTCCAGGGCCTCGCCGCGCTGTCGCTCGACGCGATGGCGTCCGTGGCGTACGGGCCCGAGGCGGTCGTCCTGGTCCTGGCCGCGGCCGGTGCCTACGGCATGGGCTTTACCCTCCCCGTCACCTTGGCCATCGCCGCCCTGCTCGCGGTACTGGTTGCCTCGTACAGGCAGGTGATCGCAGCGTTCCCGGACGGGGGAGGCTCGTACGCGGTCGCCAAGCGGCATCTGGGCCGGCGCACCAGCCTGGTCGCGGCCGCCTCGCTCATTCTCGACTACGTGCTGAACGTCGCGGTGTCCGTCACCGCCGGCGTCGCCGCCCTGACCTCGGCCTTCCCTGGGCTGCACGGGGAGCGGGTCTGGATCTGCCTCGCGGTCCTGGTGCTGGTGACCGCCGTGAACCTGCGCGGGGTCGTGGACTCCGCCAAGGCCTTCCTCGTACCGACCGCGCTCTTCGTCGGGTCGATCCTGGCGATGATCACGGTCGGTCTCTTCCGCGACGGCCCGGTCAGCACCGCCTCCGCGGCCGGACATGCCTCCGCGCTCGGCGAGGGCGCTACCGGCGTCGGCGCGCTGCTGCTGTTGAAGGCTTTTGCCGCGGGCTGCTCGGCCCTGACGGGCGTCGAGGCCGTGGCCAATGCCGTGCCGTCCTTCCGTGCCCCGGCTGCCCGCCGGGCCCAGCGCACCGAGGTGGCTCTCGGTGCGCTGCTCGGCGTCATGCTGATCGGGCTGTCGGTGCTGATCGGCCGCTTCCACCTACAGCCCGTTGAGGGCGTCACCGTCCTGGCCCAGCTTGCGGACGCGTCCTTTGGGCACAACGCTGCTTTCTACATAGTCCAGTTCGCCACCATGGTGCTGCTGGCGCTCGCCGCGAACACCTCCTTCGGCGGGCTTCCGGTGCTGATGAGCCTGTTGGCCCGCGACAACCACCTGCCGCACGTCTTCGCCCTCAAGGCGGACCGCCAGGTGCACCGGCACGGGGTCGTTTGGCTGGCACTCGTATCGGCCGTTCTGCTCGTTCTCTCCGGCGGCGACACCAACACCCTCGTCCCGCTCTTCGCCATCGGCGTCTTCGTCGGCTTCACCATCTGCCAGGTCGGCATGGTCCGGCACTGGTACGGCGAACGGCCCAAGGGCTGGCAGGCCAAGGCCGCCCTCAACGGCTTCGGCGCCCTGCTGACCGGTGTGTCGGCCGTCGTCGTCACCGCCACCAAGTTCACCGAGGGCGCCTGGCTGATCGTGCTCGCGCTGCCGCTGATCGTCCTCGGCTTCGGACGCGTCCACCGCGCGTACACCGAGATCGGCGAACGCCTCGAACTCGGCCGCGTCCCGCAGCCCCCGCACCGGGCCCACTCGCTGGTCGTGGTCCCCGTCTCCGGTCTGTCCCGACTGACCTGTCAGGCCCTGACCGCCGCCCGCTCCCTCGGCGACGAAGTCCTCGCCGTCACCGTCACCCACCCCACACCTGAGGACCGTCAGAGCGCCGAAGCCATCCGGCGTGACTGGGAGTTGTGGAATCCCGGCGTCGACCTCATCGAACTCCCCTCGGAGACGCGCTCCCTCGGCCGCCCAGTGTCCGGCTATGTGCGGGAGCTCGTCCGGAGCCATCCGGACGCGCAGGTGACCGTCCTCATTCCGGAGACCGAACCCGCCCGTCTCTGGCAGCGGCTGCTGCAGAACCAGCGCGGCGCGGTTGTGGCCCACGCTGTCCGCCGCGACACCGACGCCGTGATCTGCCGACTGCGCTTCCGCGTCACTGCCGACGCACATTGACGTGCCCTTGATGGTGGTTTGACACTTCTCGTGCGCTGCCATCAAGAAGGTGCCAATTCCCTGGCCTGTATGCGTCTTACCCCCCGAGCGGGCAGTAGTTTCCTGCCTGTTGCGCCGCCGGGGAGCCATGCTCACGTGACGGCCGAGGGGGTCCATGGTGACATTCCCCGGCGGCGACACCCCTCACCCGCACCCCTGCCCACCCGGCCGGGTGGCCCAGTCGATCCCACATCCCACTGAGAAGGTCCCTTCATGCCTCGCGCCGCCGCGCAGCACGTTCCTCCAGGCCTCGGAACCCCGCCGCGGACACCGCCTACCCGCCCGTCCCGCAAACGCTCCGGGCAGGCGAACATGCTGGAGCCCGAGCGGCTGGCAGCTTCCGTCGGCGAGGCGGTCCACAAGCTCCACCCGCGTGAGCTGGTGAAGAAGCCGGTGCTGTTCGTCGTCGCGGTCGGATCCGTCCTGACCACGCTCTCGGCGCTCATCCACCCGTCCGTCTTCACCTGGGTGATCAGCGTCTGGCTGTGGCTGACGGTCCTGTTCGCCAACCTGGCCGAGGCGGTCGCGGAGGGCCGGGGGCGAGCGCAGGCGGAGTCGCTCCGCAAGGCACGTACGGACACGGTCGCGCTGCGGCTGAACCATTGGACCTACGGGGCGAACCTGCGCCGGGCCGAGACCGAGGCGGTGACTCCGGCCGAGCTCCAGCCCTTCGACTTCGTCCTCGTCGAGGCGGGTGAACTGGTCCCGGCCGACGGGGACGTGGTCGACGGGGCCGCCATGGTGGACGAGTCGGCCGTCACCGGTGAATCGGCCCCGGTCCTGCGGGAGTCGGGTGGCGACCGGTCCGGAGTGACCGGCGGTACGACGGTCCTGTCCGACTCGATCGTCGTACGGGTCACCTCGCGCCCCGGGAACAGCTTCCTGGACCGGATGATCGCCCTGGTCGAGGGTGCGTCCCGGCAGAAGACCCCGAACGAGATCGCGCTGAACATCCTGCTGGCCGCCCTGACCGTTGTGTTCATCTTGGTCGTGGTCAGCCTCGAGCCGATGGCCGCGTACGCGGGCGCCGCGCAGTCGACGACCGTCCTGGTGGCGCTCCTCGTCACGCTCATCCCCACCACCATCGGCGCCCTGCTCTCCGCAATCGGCATCGCCGGCATGGACCGCCTGGTGCAGCGCAACGTCCTCGCGATGTCCGGCCGAGCGGTCGAGGCGGCTGGCGACGTGAACACCCTCCTCCTCGACAAGACCGGCACCATCACCCTCGGCAACCGGGAAGCCGCTGCCTTCATCCCGCTCCCCGGCGTCGATCAGACCAAGCTCGCGGACGCCGCGCAGCTGTCCTCCCTTGCCGACGAAACGCCCGAAGGCCGCTCCGTCGTGGCCCTGGCCGGCCAGTATGGGCTCCAGCCGGCCGCCCAAGAGGACCTCAGTAACCCCCGCTTCACCGAGTTCAGCGCCCGCACCCGGATGAGCGGGATCAACCTGAGCTGGGACAACGGCGCCGGCTGTGCCATCCGCAAGGGCGCAACTGCTCAAGTCTGCGACTGGGTGGCGATGCGCGGTGGGACCGTGCAGGCGGAAGCCGTCGCATGGTCGGCCACCGTGTCCGAGTCCGGGGGCACTCCCCTGCTGGTCGCCGTGCACGACTGGGACGGGCCGCGCGTCCTCGGCATCATCCACCTCAAGGATGTAGTCAAGGACGGCATCCGGGAGCGCTTCGCGGAGCTGCGCGCCATGGGGATCCGCACGGTCATGGTGACCGGGGACAACGAGCTGACGGCCAGGGCAATCGCCGCCGAGGCAGGCGTCGACGAATACCTGGCCGAGGCCACCCCCGAGGACAAGCTCGAGCTGATCAAGCGGGAACAGGCCGGCGGCAAGCTCGTAGCGATGACGGGCGACGGCACGAACGACGCCCCGGCGCTCGCGCAAGCCGATGTGGGCGTGGCGATGAACACCGGAACCTCGGCCGCCAAGGAAGCCGGGAACATGGTCGATCTCGACTCCAACCCCACCAAGCTCATCGACATCGTCGAGATCGGCAAACAGCTCCTCATCACCCGAGGCGCGCTCACCACGTTCTCCATCACGAATGACGTCGCGAAGTACTTCGCGATCATCCCCGCCATGTTCGCGTCGGCTTACCCTGGCCTCGGAGCCCTCAACATCATGGGCCTGCACAGCCCGCAGTCCGCCATCACCTCGGCGATCATCTTCAACGCCCTGATCATCGTGGCTCTCATCCCGCTCGCCCTGCGCGGCGTCCGCTACAAGCCCGCCTCAGCCCACGACCTGCTGCGTCGCAACCTGGCGGTCTACGGGCTCGGCGGCCTCGTCCTGCCCTTCGTCGGGATCAAGCTCATCGACCTGGTGGTGTCCACCGTCCCCGGCCTCGGCTGAAGTCCGTCAATGGCTCGTCAGAGGGCCATCAGGGCTCTTGAGCCCACAGCCGCACGCCGGTTGGATGGATGACGTGAACATTGGTCAGCGTCACGATGACCGGCCACCGTCATGGCGGAGCCGTGCAGGGATCACGTCGGTGCCGCCGGCGAAGTGCCCTGCTCACCTTCCGGTGCGCTAGCACCCGTTGACTCCCGGCCCGTCCATGTGTGGCCCGGCCGTGATCACTGCGTACCGCCGGGCGTGCTGACGCCCGTACGCGATACCCATTCACCTTCACCGCACGGCCGCTTCCCGCAACGGGCGGCCGCCGTGCCCTTCCCCAGGAACCACTCATGTCTTCCTTCCTGTCCGGCCGTACCATCCTGGTCACCGGCGCCACCTCCGGCATCGGCTACGAGACCGCCCGCCGGCTCGCCGAGTGCGGTGCGACGGTGCTCCTCCACGGCCGTACCCCTGCGGAGGCCCGGGCAGCTGTGGACCGCCTCATCGCCACCGCCGACGTCGACGCGGACATGCTGCGCCCGTGTGCGGCGGACTTCGCGCACCTCGACGAGGTGGAGCGACTCGCGAACCGGATCACCGCCGGGTACCCGCACCTCGACGTCCTGGTCAACAACGCCGCCGTCGCGGCGCCGGAGCGCCACACCGTCACCCCGGACGGCAACGAGCTCGCCTTCCAGGTCAACTTCCTCGCCCACTACCTGCTGACGAACCTGCTGGAACCGGTACTGACCACCGACCCGGGCGGCCGCGTCGTCAACGTCTCCTCCTCGATGCACCGCACCGGTTCCATCATGTGGAACGACCCCAACCGGACCCGCCGTTACTCCCGCCTCGCCGCGTACGCGCAGTCGCAGCTGGCGCTCACGGTCTTCGCCGCCGACCCGCGTGTGACCGCCGTCTCCGTGAACCCGGGCGTGTGCGAAACCGCCCTGAGGCCGCTGTACGGACACGAAGGCGCGACGCCGTCCGAGGGGGCCGCCCACGTCGCGAGGCTGTGCGACCCAGCCGTCGAGATCGTCAACGGGGCCTACTACGACCGGAGCGAGCGGATGGAGCCCGCCTCCGGCGCGACCGAGGAGCGCACGGTCAAGCGGCTGAACAAGCTCGCTGACGTGCTCGTCGGCCACTCTGCCTGAGGGCGCAAGCCCGACGCCCGAACAAAGCCAACCACGGCCGCAAGGCCGGCCAGCGTCGCCTTCCCGCTCGCGCTGGTTCCCCCGCGGGGGCGGCCCACCGTCCCGGGCCGCCCCCGCACCTCTTCCCTTCCACCTAGGCGGCATCCGTCGTGATCCAGCTCCTTCCCACCCGTCTCCCCGCCCTCGCCCGCTGGTTCCCCGGCGGGGCCCCGGGCGTCGCGGCCCTCCCCGAGCACGTCCTCGCCACCGGTGCCGGTCAGTGGTGGGCGGACCGTGCCGTGGACCCGCGGGTCGTGGCGGTCTCCAGCGGGGATCACGTCCTGCTGCGAGGAGAGCCTGGTGTGTTGTCTCCCGAGGCCCTCGCTCCCTTCGCGGGCAGTTACATCGAGGCCCCGGCCCGCTTCCTGCCCGCCCTCGGGGGCGCGTTCGCGCGCGTCGATCCGTGGGAGCGCATGGTCTACGTACACCGGGCGCCTGCCCTGGCCGCCCGCCCGGCACCCGGGATCACGGTGCGCCGGCTGACCCCGCAGGACGCGCCGGCACTCGTCGCTCTCGGCCCCGAGGCGGCCTGGATCCACAGGACCTGGGGCGGCCCGGAGCAGCTCGCCGCCTCCGGCCTCGGCTGGGGAGCCTTCCACCGGGGCCGCGCCCTCTCGGTGGCCTGCACGTACTTCCTCGGCAGCGGCTACGAGGACGTCGCCGCCCTCGCGGACCCCGGCCACCGTCGGCAACACCTCGCGCTCGCCTGCGTCACCGCCCTGTGCCAGGACATCGCCGCCCGCGGCCGTACGCCGAGCTGGACCTGCTCCCGCGACAACCGCCCAAGCCGCCTCCTCGCCTGGTCGGCGGG of the Streptomyces sp. NBC_01294 genome contains:
- a CDS encoding SDR family NAD(P)-dependent oxidoreductase is translated as MSSFLSGRTILVTGATSGIGYETARRLAECGATVLLHGRTPAEARAAVDRLIATADVDADMLRPCAADFAHLDEVERLANRITAGYPHLDVLVNNAAVAAPERHTVTPDGNELAFQVNFLAHYLLTNLLEPVLTTDPGGRVVNVSSSMHRTGSIMWNDPNRTRRYSRLAAYAQSQLALTVFAADPRVTAVSVNPGVCETALRPLYGHEGATPSEGAAHVARLCDPAVEIVNGAYYDRSERMEPASGATEERTVKRLNKLADVLVGHSA
- the kdpF gene encoding K(+)-transporting ATPase subunit F; the protein is MNAENVVGLLIALALLGYLVVALIKPEKF
- the kdpB gene encoding potassium-transporting ATPase subunit KdpB is translated as MPRAAAQHVPPGLGTPPRTPPTRPSRKRSGQANMLEPERLAASVGEAVHKLHPRELVKKPVLFVVAVGSVLTTLSALIHPSVFTWVISVWLWLTVLFANLAEAVAEGRGRAQAESLRKARTDTVALRLNHWTYGANLRRAETEAVTPAELQPFDFVLVEAGELVPADGDVVDGAAMVDESAVTGESAPVLRESGGDRSGVTGGTTVLSDSIVVRVTSRPGNSFLDRMIALVEGASRQKTPNEIALNILLAALTVVFILVVVSLEPMAAYAGAAQSTTVLVALLVTLIPTTIGALLSAIGIAGMDRLVQRNVLAMSGRAVEAAGDVNTLLLDKTGTITLGNREAAAFIPLPGVDQTKLADAAQLSSLADETPEGRSVVALAGQYGLQPAAQEDLSNPRFTEFSARTRMSGINLSWDNGAGCAIRKGATAQVCDWVAMRGGTVQAEAVAWSATVSESGGTPLLVAVHDWDGPRVLGIIHLKDVVKDGIRERFAELRAMGIRTVMVTGDNELTARAIAAEAGVDEYLAEATPEDKLELIKREQAGGKLVAMTGDGTNDAPALAQADVGVAMNTGTSAAKEAGNMVDLDSNPTKLIDIVEIGKQLLITRGALTTFSITNDVAKYFAIIPAMFASAYPGLGALNIMGLHSPQSAITSAIIFNALIIVALIPLALRGVRYKPASAHDLLRRNLAVYGLGGLVLPFVGIKLIDLVVSTVPGLG
- a CDS encoding GNAT family N-acetyltransferase; amino-acid sequence: MIQLLPTRLPALARWFPGGAPGVAALPEHVLATGAGQWWADRAVDPRVVAVSSGDHVLLRGEPGVLSPEALAPFAGSYIEAPARFLPALGGAFARVDPWERMVYVHRAPALAARPAPGITVRRLTPQDAPALVALGPEAAWIHRTWGGPEQLAASGLGWGAFHRGRALSVACTYFLGSGYEDVAALADPGHRRQHLALACVTALCQDIAARGRTPSWTCSRDNRPSRLLAWSAGFRLTREYVHYATGPARRLTLARGEAA
- a CDS encoding APC family permease, translated to MAMHAGEPTTVTQGSAQEEPPDTGGSGAGDRHKLTALQGLAALSLDAMASVAYGPEAVVLVLAAAGAYGMGFTLPVTLAIAALLAVLVASYRQVIAAFPDGGGSYAVAKRHLGRRTSLVAAASLILDYVLNVAVSVTAGVAALTSAFPGLHGERVWICLAVLVLVTAVNLRGVVDSAKAFLVPTALFVGSILAMITVGLFRDGPVSTASAAGHASALGEGATGVGALLLLKAFAAGCSALTGVEAVANAVPSFRAPAARRAQRTEVALGALLGVMLIGLSVLIGRFHLQPVEGVTVLAQLADASFGHNAAFYIVQFATMVLLALAANTSFGGLPVLMSLLARDNHLPHVFALKADRQVHRHGVVWLALVSAVLLVLSGGDTNTLVPLFAIGVFVGFTICQVGMVRHWYGERPKGWQAKAALNGFGALLTGVSAVVVTATKFTEGAWLIVLALPLIVLGFGRVHRAYTEIGERLELGRVPQPPHRAHSLVVVPVSGLSRLTCQALTAARSLGDEVLAVTVTHPTPEDRQSAEAIRRDWELWNPGVDLIELPSETRSLGRPVSGYVRELVRSHPDAQVTVLIPETEPARLWQRLLQNQRGAVVAHAVRRDTDAVICRLRFRVTADAH